One window of the Deinococcus betulae genome contains the following:
- a CDS encoding MBL fold metallo-hydrolase, with product MTAPRPQTHGPVRLWSTPTGPLQENALLIAGEQNEGFLIDPGDEAERLLALVRGSGVTVRAILLTHAHFDHIGAVQPLREALGLPVFLHAADQPLYRLGAASAGRWNLPFTQPEAPDQEIVQGQTFTAGDLTLTAREVPGHSPGHVVFTAPGLVIAGDTLFQGGIGRTDLPGGDHPTLLRSIAAELLTLPEDTAVYPGHGPRTTVGAERRSNPFLR from the coding sequence ATGACTGCGCCCCGCCCCCAGACCCACGGCCCCGTGCGCCTGTGGTCCACGCCCACCGGCCCCCTTCAGGAAAATGCGCTGCTGATCGCCGGCGAGCAGAACGAAGGGTTTCTGATTGACCCTGGCGACGAGGCCGAGCGGCTGCTGGCCCTGGTGCGCGGCAGCGGCGTCACGGTGCGCGCCATTCTGCTGACCCACGCGCACTTTGACCATATCGGCGCGGTGCAGCCCCTCCGGGAAGCGCTGGGGTTGCCGGTGTTTTTGCATGCCGCTGACCAGCCTCTTTACCGGCTGGGGGCGGCGAGTGCGGGCCGCTGGAACCTGCCCTTTACGCAGCCTGAAGCCCCCGACCAGGAGATTGTCCAGGGGCAGACCTTCACCGCAGGCGACCTGACACTGACGGCCCGCGAAGTGCCGGGCCACTCGCCGGGGCATGTGGTGTTTACAGCGCCGGGCCTGGTGATTGCTGGCGATACGCTGTTTCAGGGTGGAATTGGCCGCACCGACCTGCCCGGCGGTGACCACCCAACCCTGCTGCGCAGCATCGCGGCCGAACTGCTGACCCTGCCGGAAGACACGGCTGTCTACCCCGGCCACGGCCCCCGCACGACTGTGGGCGCCGAGCGCAGGAGCAACCCCTTCCTGCGCTGA
- a CDS encoding DNA polymerase III subunit delta', with product MSAPAAGLHSALLEQTLPFGGNALLLTGPARVGKRALAWAIAAQHNCSGTKGMAGEACGACASCRALAAGGHPDTLLVEPRATTAAGKAARRKLIPIGAVLSGRDKAREYDTHVFEFLEVRPTFARRVVIVDGAEHLGQEAANALLKLVEEPPHRALFVFLAEDLRAVLPTIVSRSARLSVTPVADRLLERALTLAGQEPDAELVAFAAGRPGVLEVAEAVRAALEDARTFTLALDTGLLPALQEAEGLEKRWNPTWHPEALRFAWRVAPPHARARADAALSALQDALEAYASPSLSFQVFALSLRDAFGYA from the coding sequence GTGAGCGCTCCGGCCGCTGGGCTGCACAGCGCCCTGCTGGAACAGACCCTCCCCTTTGGCGGCAACGCCCTGCTGCTGACTGGCCCAGCGCGCGTGGGCAAACGCGCCCTGGCCTGGGCCATCGCCGCCCAGCACAACTGCAGCGGCACGAAAGGCATGGCGGGCGAGGCCTGCGGCGCCTGCGCGTCGTGCCGCGCCCTGGCCGCTGGGGGCCACCCCGACACGCTGCTGGTCGAGCCGCGCGCCACCACTGCTGCCGGCAAGGCGGCGCGGCGCAAACTGATTCCGATTGGTGCAGTGCTCTCGGGCCGCGACAAGGCGCGCGAATATGACACCCATGTCTTTGAATTTTTAGAGGTGCGCCCCACCTTTGCCCGCCGCGTGGTGATTGTGGACGGGGCCGAGCATCTGGGCCAGGAGGCCGCCAACGCCCTGCTGAAGCTGGTCGAGGAACCGCCGCACCGGGCGCTGTTCGTCTTTCTGGCCGAGGACCTGCGCGCGGTGCTGCCCACCATCGTCAGCCGCAGCGCCCGCCTGAGTGTCACGCCAGTGGCTGACCGCCTGCTGGAACGCGCCCTGACCCTGGCCGGTCAGGAACCAGATGCCGAACTGGTGGCTTTTGCCGCAGGCCGTCCCGGCGTGCTGGAGGTGGCCGAGGCTGTGCGCGCTGCTCTGGAAGACGCCCGCACCTTCACGCTGGCGCTGGACACGGGGCTGCTGCCTGCCCTTCAGGAAGCCGAGGGTCTGGAAAAGCGCTGGAATCCCACCTGGCACCCCGAAGCGCTGCGCTTTGCCTGGCGCGTGGCCCCGCCCCACGCCCGCGCCCGCGCCGACGCGGCCCTGAGCGCCTTGCAAGACGCGCTGGAAGCGTATGCCAGCCCCAGTCTCAGCTTCCAGGTGTTCGCCCTGAGCTTGCGCGACGCTTTTGGCTACGCCTAG
- a CDS encoding metallophosphoesterase family protein — MRLLLLSDIHANHTALQAVMADAAGRRYDQVISLGDALGYGPHPREVLDALRDLDAVCILGNHDDMLLQYAGGRKEAKDSVVSMALRWQLARLSERDIEWVRLWRDGIDDPDVGARYRHGTPSSLDDYTDSVPAAREAFTQWQGRLGFVGHTHNPAVYATLNSPVGDWIKVQHFQDGGSYMVPPSTRVILNPGSVGQPRDGNPQASYAVYDSSRAHFEVFRVNYDIERAQEAALEAGLPQVLAARLAIGK, encoded by the coding sequence GTGCGGCTGCTGTTGCTGTCTGATATTCATGCCAACCACACCGCGCTGCAGGCGGTGATGGCCGATGCGGCCGGGCGCCGCTACGATCAGGTCATCAGCCTGGGCGACGCGCTGGGGTACGGGCCTCACCCGCGCGAGGTGCTGGACGCCCTGCGCGACCTCGACGCCGTGTGCATCCTGGGCAACCACGACGATATGTTGCTCCAGTACGCCGGGGGCCGCAAGGAAGCCAAGGACAGCGTGGTCTCCATGGCCCTGCGCTGGCAGCTGGCGCGCCTGTCCGAGCGGGATATCGAGTGGGTGCGGCTGTGGCGCGACGGCATTGACGACCCCGATGTCGGCGCGCGCTACCGCCACGGCACCCCCAGCAGCCTGGATGACTACACCGACTCGGTGCCGGCGGCCCGCGAGGCCTTTACCCAGTGGCAGGGCCGGCTGGGCTTTGTGGGCCACACCCACAACCCGGCCGTCTACGCCACCCTGAATTCTCCGGTGGGCGACTGGATCAAGGTGCAGCACTTTCAGGACGGCGGCAGCTACATGGTGCCGCCCAGCACGCGCGTCATCCTCAACCCCGGCAGCGTAGGCCAGCCGCGCGACGGCAACCCACAGGCCAGTTACGCCGTCTACGATTCCTCACGGGCGCACTTTGAGGTCTTTCGCGTGAACTACGACATTGAGCGCGCGCAGGAAGCCGCCCTGGAAGCGGGCCTGCCGCAGGTGCTGGCAGCGCGTCTGGCCATCGGGAAGTGA
- a CDS encoding S66 family peptidase, whose translation MTTDASAGSTTPPSFVRPPRLGPGSRVAALSLSSGFVTEVMHRYRAGVRQVAGAFGWEVVPAPNALRGPDYLAAHPQARADDLHWALTQGDIHGMVSVIGGDDSVRLLPHLDPDLLRAHPKAFLGFSDSTVTLTQFLRAGVMAYHGPALLTDLAENGGLHPFTVRGLRRALIDEPAPFDLEPAPEWTAGGPDWRDEVAQEVPRTFTPASPTEGWTWLQGDVPAQGHLMGGCLEVLDMLNGTPGWPSPALWRGAVLALETSEDVPPPHQVGYWLRNYAAQGILAGAAGLLLARPRGYTPEMTAELHGWVRRVLAEADRPELPVVAGLEFGHTSPQLTLPLGAQARLDPQARRVTIWP comes from the coding sequence ATGACGACGGACGCTTCAGCCGGCTCCACGACTCCGCCCAGCTTCGTGCGGCCACCGCGCCTGGGGCCCGGCTCGCGGGTGGCGGCCCTAAGCCTGTCCAGCGGCTTTGTGACCGAGGTCATGCACCGCTACCGCGCGGGCGTGCGTCAGGTGGCGGGCGCCTTTGGCTGGGAGGTGGTGCCCGCGCCAAACGCTCTGCGCGGCCCCGACTACCTGGCGGCCCACCCTCAGGCCCGCGCCGACGACCTGCACTGGGCGCTGACGCAGGGGGACATTCACGGCATGGTCAGCGTGATCGGCGGCGATGACAGCGTGCGGCTGCTGCCCCACCTGGACCCTGACCTTCTGCGGGCGCACCCCAAGGCCTTCTTGGGCTTCAGCGACAGCACCGTCACCCTGACCCAGTTTCTGCGCGCGGGTGTCATGGCCTACCACGGCCCGGCCCTGCTGACCGACCTGGCCGAGAACGGCGGCCTGCACCCCTTTACCGTCCGGGGCCTGCGCCGGGCGCTGATAGACGAGCCGGCCCCCTTTGACCTGGAGCCGGCCCCGGAATGGACCGCCGGCGGGCCCGACTGGCGCGACGAGGTGGCCCAGGAGGTGCCGCGCACGTTCACGCCGGCTTCTCCCACAGAGGGCTGGACCTGGCTTCAGGGGGACGTCCCCGCCCAGGGTCACCTGATGGGCGGCTGCCTGGAGGTGCTGGACATGCTCAACGGCACGCCGGGCTGGCCGTCGCCAGCGCTGTGGCGCGGCGCTGTGCTGGCTCTGGAAACCAGCGAGGATGTGCCCCCGCCGCATCAGGTGGGCTACTGGCTGCGCAACTACGCCGCCCAGGGCATTCTGGCCGGGGCTGCCGGGCTGCTGCTGGCCCGCCCACGCGGCTACACCCCCGAGATGACGGCTGAACTGCACGGCTGGGTGAGGCGCGTGCTGGCCGAAGCTGACCGCCCGGAACTGCCAGTGGTCGCTGGCCTGGAGTTCGGGCACACCAGTCCGCAGCTGACCCTGCCCCTGGGCGCCCAGGCGCGGTTAGACCCGCAGGCCAGGCGCGTCACCATCTGGCCCTGA
- a CDS encoding SDR family oxidoreductase — protein MTKDDPSQTPETAPATAMPEQLPAETQAQQPGREADMSLAPVVIREGYQGSGRLKGKVALITGGDSGIGRAVAVHFAREGADVAIVYLDETEDARATLAMIEAEGRQGLLLAGDVGDPDFCQDAVNRTVGTLGGLHVLVNNAAEQHPQDSIADITPEQLLGTFRTNIFSMFYLVQAALPHLKEGSSIVNTTSVTAYRGSPKLLDYASTKGAIVAFTRSLSGSLAEQKIRVNAVAPGPIWTPLIPSTFDAKKVGEFGQDVPLGRAGQPAEVAPAFVFLASDDSSYITGQVIHPNGGEIING, from the coding sequence ATGACCAAAGACGACCCCAGCCAGACCCCCGAAACGGCTCCCGCCACCGCCATGCCCGAGCAGCTGCCGGCCGAGACGCAGGCGCAGCAGCCCGGCCGGGAAGCCGACATGAGCCTGGCCCCGGTGGTCATCCGCGAGGGGTATCAGGGCAGTGGCCGCCTGAAGGGCAAGGTGGCCCTAATTACTGGCGGCGACAGCGGCATTGGCCGCGCAGTGGCCGTTCACTTCGCCCGTGAGGGCGCCGATGTGGCCATCGTGTACCTGGACGAAACAGAAGACGCCCGCGCCACCCTGGCCATGATTGAGGCCGAGGGCCGTCAGGGGCTGCTGCTGGCCGGCGATGTGGGCGACCCTGACTTTTGCCAGGACGCGGTGAACCGCACGGTGGGCACGCTGGGCGGCCTGCATGTGCTGGTCAACAATGCCGCCGAACAGCATCCGCAAGACAGCATCGCGGACATCACACCCGAGCAGCTGCTGGGCACCTTCCGCACCAACATCTTTTCGATGTTCTATCTGGTGCAGGCAGCGCTGCCGCACCTGAAAGAAGGCAGCAGCATTGTCAACACGACCAGCGTAACGGCCTACCGGGGCAGCCCCAAACTGCTGGACTACGCCAGTACCAAGGGCGCCATCGTGGCCTTTACCCGCAGCCTCAGCGGCAGCCTGGCCGAGCAAAAGATTCGCGTGAACGCCGTGGCGCCGGGTCCCATCTGGACGCCGCTGATTCCCAGCACTTTCGACGCCAAGAAGGTGGGTGAGTTTGGTCAGGACGTGCCGCTGGGCCGCGCTGGGCAGCCCGCCGAGGTGGCCCCGGCATTTGTGTTTCTGGCCAGCGACGACAGCAGCTACATCACAGGCCAGGTGATTCATCCCAACGGCGGAGAAATCATCAACGGCTGA
- a CDS encoding YciE/YciF ferroxidase family protein has product MTTLKNLQDLYVEQLRDLYSAETQLVEALPKMAAAANDALLRQGFLKHLAQTQQQVQRLDTIFADLGQTPGGHTCKAMQGLIAEGAEMIAQDAAPAVKDAGLIACAQRVEHYEIAGYGTVARYAQVLGHQQHLEVLRVTETEEKATDSDLTALAGTINQAAAQA; this is encoded by the coding sequence ATGACCACCCTGAAAAATCTGCAGGACCTGTACGTTGAGCAGCTCCGTGACCTCTACTCCGCCGAGACGCAGCTGGTTGAGGCGCTGCCCAAGATGGCGGCCGCCGCCAACGACGCCCTACTTCGGCAGGGGTTTCTCAAGCACCTGGCCCAGACCCAGCAGCAGGTGCAGCGCCTGGACACCATCTTTGCCGACCTGGGCCAGACCCCCGGCGGCCACACCTGCAAGGCCATGCAGGGTCTGATTGCCGAAGGCGCCGAAATGATCGCCCAGGACGCTGCGCCTGCCGTCAAGGACGCTGGCCTGATTGCCTGCGCCCAGCGCGTCGAACACTACGAAATCGCCGGATACGGCACCGTGGCCCGCTATGCCCAGGTGCTGGGCCATCAGCAGCATCTGGAAGTGCTGCGCGTGACCGAGACCGAAGAAAAGGCCACCGACAGCGACCTAACCGCGCTGGCCGGAACGATTAATCAGGCGGCCGCGCAGGCCTGA
- a CDS encoding DUF2171 domain-containing protein — protein sequence MNEITQGMPIFCADGIQHGTVVEIDRDYIRMRLPNDTRDHFVPLDTVARVEDAVHLKLNHHDLLATL from the coding sequence ATGAACGAGATTACCCAGGGCATGCCTATTTTCTGCGCCGACGGCATTCAGCACGGCACGGTGGTCGAGATTGACCGCGACTACATTCGGATGCGGCTGCCCAACGACACCCGCGACCACTTTGTTCCGCTCGACACGGTGGCCCGCGTGGAAGACGCTGTTCACCTGAAGCTCAACCACCACGATCTGCTCGCCACCCTGTAA
- a CDS encoding 5-formyltetrahydrofolate cyclo-ligase codes for MLTAGAYREQVWDELARRRACAYPLPPHGHCPNFTHARKAAVQLLAHPQVAALHTLIVGPERALYPLRSLALKAGKTLYVPHQKKEGWYWTLSDPAGARLSAMPTQGEPTLKPGGAQAAVLACVAADPSGARLGKGFGWGARGLRLNLPEYTLAHPLMLPDQLPCPPDSRVTLIGTAGGVLVCPAETSGL; via the coding sequence ATGCTGACCGCTGGCGCCTACCGCGAACAGGTCTGGGATGAACTGGCCCGCAGACGTGCCTGCGCCTATCCCCTCCCGCCGCATGGGCACTGTCCCAACTTTACCCACGCCCGCAAGGCCGCCGTGCAGCTCCTGGCGCACCCCCAGGTCGCGGCCCTGCACACCCTGATCGTGGGGCCAGAACGCGCACTGTATCCGCTGCGGAGCCTGGCCCTCAAGGCCGGCAAGACCCTGTATGTCCCCCACCAGAAAAAAGAAGGCTGGTACTGGACACTCTCGGACCCGGCGGGGGCGCGCCTGAGCGCCATGCCCACCCAAGGTGAACCCACACTGAAACCTGGGGGGGCCCAGGCCGCCGTCCTAGCCTGTGTGGCGGCAGACCCGTCTGGCGCGCGGCTGGGGAAAGGGTTTGGCTGGGGAGCACGGGGACTGCGCCTGAACCTGCCTGAATACACCCTGGCCCACCCGCTGATGCTGCCGGACCAGTTGCCCTGCCCGCCCGACTCGCGGGTGACGCTGATTGGCACGGCGGGCGGGGTGCTCGTCTGCCCGGCCGAAACTTCAGGGCTCTGA
- a CDS encoding DinB family protein — MSRRPSAYVPALVTVATVGVAAGAAYLARTRKKEVTGLVVSRVLERPVSRSSYSDLGQSLERAGTFLTGRAERAADTPANREVLGHILGIERWGQGRLRAALGAKADLDGSYHSHRPPQDTPLRELQQLVTTTRAATVDLTRRLHRTPPDDALTIPHNQFGPMTPKAWLRYLIQHADLESRRLRGGVATPEAAPTSAAKL; from the coding sequence ATGAGCCGACGCCCCAGCGCCTACGTGCCCGCCCTTGTTACGGTTGCCACGGTGGGGGTGGCCGCTGGCGCCGCCTACCTGGCCCGCACCCGCAAGAAAGAGGTCACAGGCCTAGTGGTGAGCCGGGTGCTGGAACGTCCCGTGTCCCGCAGTTCATACAGCGACCTGGGCCAGAGTCTGGAACGTGCCGGCACCTTCCTGACCGGCCGGGCCGAGCGGGCCGCCGACACCCCGGCCAACCGCGAGGTGCTGGGCCACATCCTTGGCATTGAGCGCTGGGGCCAGGGGCGCCTGCGGGCCGCACTGGGGGCAAAGGCCGACCTGGACGGCAGTTACCACAGCCACCGCCCGCCGCAGGACACGCCGCTGCGCGAGCTGCAGCAGCTGGTCACCACCACCCGCGCCGCCACCGTGGACCTGACCCGGCGCCTGCACCGCACCCCGCCCGACGACGCCCTGACCATTCCCCACAACCAGTTTGGCCCCATGACGCCCAAAGCCTGGCTGCGCTACCTGATCCAGCACGCTGACTTAGAGAGCCGGCGGCTGCGCGGCGGCGTGGCGACACCAGAGGCCGCCCCCACCAGTGCAGCAAAACTGTAA
- a CDS encoding PilT/PilU family type 4a pilus ATPase, whose product MSVLNSVLTAIVKDGASDIHLRTGSAPAGRVNGLIKRYGDTRLGPDHVEAFAREMMSPPMWDDFTQRREADFAYGIPGLARFRVNAYWQRGTIGLIMRVIEDKAIPNFQQLGLPIETFEQLAQHERGLILVTGPTGSGKTTTLASLLDHINDTQPVNIVTLEDPIEVLHKDKTAMISQRELGMDTLTFANGLRASMRQDPDVILIGEMRDKETVEAALSAAQTGHLVFSTLHTQDAVRTVNRIIDFFAPHERDQIRQGLSESIVGIISQRLLPKAGGGRVLGLEILLGTPTVRECIKDPERTEEIKQALQEGGSRGMHTFDQHLASLVQSGQMTEEDALASATSAHELKIMMMRAQYA is encoded by the coding sequence ATGAGTGTCCTCAACAGCGTCCTAACCGCCATTGTGAAAGACGGAGCCAGCGACATCCACCTGCGGACCGGCAGCGCCCCGGCTGGGCGCGTAAATGGCCTGATTAAGCGCTACGGCGACACCCGCCTGGGACCAGACCACGTGGAGGCCTTTGCCCGCGAGATGATGTCGCCCCCCATGTGGGACGACTTTACCCAGCGGCGCGAAGCCGACTTTGCGTACGGGATTCCGGGGCTGGCGCGCTTTCGCGTGAATGCCTACTGGCAACGCGGCACCATCGGCCTGATTATGCGGGTCATTGAGGACAAGGCCATTCCCAACTTTCAGCAGCTGGGGCTACCCATCGAGACCTTTGAGCAGCTCGCCCAGCACGAGCGCGGCCTGATTCTGGTCACTGGCCCCACCGGCAGCGGCAAGACGACCACCCTGGCCAGCCTGCTCGACCACATCAACGACACGCAGCCCGTCAATATCGTGACCCTGGAAGACCCCATTGAGGTGCTGCACAAGGACAAGACGGCCATGATCAGCCAGCGCGAACTGGGCATGGACACCCTAACCTTTGCCAACGGCCTGCGCGCCTCTATGCGTCAGGACCCCGACGTGATCCTGATTGGCGAGATGCGCGACAAGGAAACGGTGGAAGCGGCTTTGAGCGCGGCGCAAACCGGCCACCTGGTGTTTTCCACGCTGCACACGCAGGACGCGGTGCGGACCGTTAACCGCATCATCGATTTTTTCGCCCCGCACGAGCGCGACCAGATTCGTCAGGGGCTGTCCGAGAGCATCGTGGGCATCATCAGCCAGCGCCTGCTGCCCAAAGCCGGGGGCGGGCGCGTGCTGGGCCTGGAAATCCTGCTGGGCACGCCCACCGTGCGCGAGTGCATCAAAGACCCCGAACGCACCGAGGAAATCAAGCAGGCGCTGCAGGAAGGCGGGTCGCGCGGCATGCACACCTTTGACCAGCACCTCGCCAGTCTGGTGCAAAGCGGCCAGATGACCGAGGAAGACGCTCTGGCCAGCGCCACCAGCGCCCACGAACTGAAGATCATGATGATGCGCGCCCAGTACGCCTGA
- a CDS encoding Rho termination factor N-terminal domain-containing protein yields the protein MPDAWSKKDERQYEHIKDSALERGESEDRAEEFAARTVNKHRREEGRTPNTRTQGTGNPHTALADLSRDELYNRAKEKDVPGRSRMSKAELVAALGG from the coding sequence ATGCCCGACGCCTGGAGCAAGAAAGATGAGCGGCAATACGAGCACATTAAAGACAGCGCCCTGGAACGCGGCGAGAGCGAGGACCGCGCCGAGGAGTTCGCCGCCCGCACCGTCAACAAGCACCGGCGGGAGGAGGGACGCACCCCCAACACCCGCACCCAGGGCACCGGCAACCCCCACACAGCCCTGGCGGACCTGAGCCGCGACGAACTGTACAACCGCGCCAAGGAAAAAGACGTGCCGGGCCGCAGCCGCATGAGCAAAGCCGAGCTGGTCGCCGCACTGGGCGGCTGA
- a CDS encoding SMP-30/gluconolactonase/LRE family protein: MTHPAFQAAHPDFLRLFPTGAAPECLGRGYQAGEGPTYVPARGAVIFSDVAGNRTWAYTDAGELKEEMHPSSYQNGHCIDADGRLIACSHGQRALLRQEADGRWTVLADRFEGQRLNSPNDVALHPDGSLWFSDPSYGLDKPEEGGTGAPMELPGRWVFRLAPDGTLTAPIRDRFKPNGLIFARPDLLLLADTGDSATYRYRVTPDGQATLDGEHFRVDPGKTDGLRLDEAGRIWSSAGDGVHVLSPGGQELGRILVGQKATNLCFGGPEGTTLFITTSTEFWRVPTVVQSLRL, encoded by the coding sequence ATGACCCACCCCGCCTTTCAGGCCGCCCATCCCGACTTCCTGCGACTGTTTCCCACCGGCGCGGCGCCTGAATGCCTGGGCCGGGGCTATCAGGCCGGTGAAGGCCCAACCTATGTGCCGGCGCGCGGCGCCGTGATTTTTAGCGATGTGGCGGGCAACCGCACCTGGGCTTATACGGACGCGGGCGAGTTGAAAGAGGAGATGCACCCCAGCAGCTACCAGAACGGACACTGCATCGATGCCGATGGCCGCCTGATTGCCTGCTCACATGGGCAGCGCGCCCTGCTGCGCCAGGAAGCCGATGGCCGCTGGACCGTCCTGGCCGACCGTTTCGAGGGCCAGCGTCTCAATTCGCCCAACGACGTGGCGCTGCACCCTGACGGCAGCCTCTGGTTCAGTGACCCCAGCTACGGTCTGGACAAGCCGGAAGAAGGCGGCACCGGCGCGCCGATGGAACTGCCGGGCCGCTGGGTCTTTCGCCTCGCCCCAGACGGCACCCTGACGGCGCCTATCCGGGACCGCTTCAAACCCAACGGCCTGATTTTTGCCCGTCCCGACCTGCTCCTGCTGGCCGATACCGGCGACAGCGCGACCTACCGTTACCGGGTCACTCCGGATGGGCAGGCCACGCTGGACGGCGAACACTTCCGGGTGGACCCCGGCAAAACCGATGGTCTGCGGTTGGACGAGGCGGGTCGCATCTGGAGCAGTGCCGGAGACGGCGTGCATGTCCTGAGCCCAGGCGGTCAGGAACTGGGCCGCATTCTGGTGGGCCAGAAGGCCACCAACCTCTGCTTTGGCGGCCCGGAGGGGACCACCCTCTTTATCACCACCAGCACCGAATTCTGGCGGGTGCCGACGGTGGTGCAGAGCCTGAGGCTGTAG